In Candidatus Methylomirabilota bacterium, the sequence CCCGAGTAATCCCCCAGATAATTGACCGCGGCCATTGGGCCAATCACAGCGATCGTCTTATAGCGCGCCTTGTCGATTGGGAGCAGATTGCCCTCATTCTTGAGGAGCACCATAGAGGCCGATGCCGCTTCCAGCGCCAGCGCTCTGGCCTCCGGCCCTCCGAAGGCGCGCCTGGCGTTGTGGACATCGATCGCCGCTTCCTCAAACAGTCCCAGGTCAAACTTGAGGCTCAGGACGGACGCCACGGCCGCATCCAGCGCGGTGTCGCTGATCTGGTGCTTCCGCACGAGCGCGACCAGGTGGGCATAGTTGACCCCATACGGCAGATCCACGGTGACGCCGGCCTGGAAGGCCCGGAGCGCAGCCGCCTCTTCCGTCGGCGCGACCCGATGCTTGGTCCAGAGCTGGTCGATGCCGAACCAGTCGGAGACGATCAGACCCGTGAAACGCCACTCACCGCGCAGCACGTCGCGCAGCAGCCACGGATTGGCGTGGCACGGCACCCCATCGATGTCACAATAGGCCGCCATGACCGCCGCGGGCCTGGCCCGCTCGATACACAGCCGGAACGGCTCCATGTGGATCTCACGCAGGACCCGGACGGAATGATTCGCGGGCCCCTGGTTAAGCCCGCCTTCTGACTCCCCGTGCCCAGTGAAGTGTTTCAGAGTGGCTGCGACATGCCCGGGCGCGATGGTGCCGTTGCAGCTCCCCTGGAACCCTCGTACCATCGCGCTCCCCAACGTCCCCGTGAGATACGGGTCCTCGCCGAGGGTCTCACCCGTCCGGCCCCAGCGCGGATCGCGGGCGACGTCGACCACCGGCGCCAGCACCATGTGCGTCCCCCGCGACCTGGCCTGGGTGGCGATCAGGGAGTAGACCCGCTCGATCAAGTCGGGATTCCACGACGACGCGATCGCGAGCCCGTGCGGAAAGACGTCGACGCCAGGCGCGAGGACACCATGGTGCGCCTCGTCGAGGATGATGGCCGGGATGCCTAGACGGGTCTCGGTGGCGAGATACCGCTGCACCCTGTTCCGGAACGCGATCGTCTCGTCCTGCGGCGTGTCGAACGCGGGGTTCAGCATGCCGAGCCCGTGCTGGAGCAGCGTCGCCATCTGCGCCGGGTGATTGAGCGCGTCGTTGGCAGACGTCGGCTCACGCGCGCTGCGGAGCTGCGCCACTTTCTCCTCGAGGGTCATCCTCGGGAGCAAGTCGGCCACGCGCGCCGCCGTGCACAGCTTCGCATTCTTGTACAGCGCTGGTGTCATCCCGACTCGTCGGCTCCCATCGGCAGCGCGCCGACGGCCCGCGCGAGAGCCCGCGTGCGCCGGCGCCACAGCGCGAACGCGGGCACACCGGCGGCGATGATGAGCGCGCCGTAGAGCGCGTTGCGCGGACCCGATAACACCACGCTCACGACGATGAACGCAGCCGCTACGATGAAGAAACTCGGAACCACCGGATAACCGGTGACGCGGTAGCCCGTGAATGCGCCCGCCGCGTCCCGCGCGTCGCGACGGTGGTACGCGAACACCGTCGCCACGATCATCGCCAAGAAGATCCAGTCGCCGAACGTGACGTAGTCGAGCAACTGCCCGTAGGTCCCCGACAGCACGAGGAGCGCCGCCCAGCCGGCCTGGAGGAGCAGCGCGCGGTGGGGCGTGTGATAGCTCGGATGCAGGGCCGCGACGCCGGCGAAGAAGAGGCCGTCGGCCGCCAGACGCTGCAGCACGCGCGGCGCCGCAACGATCATCATGTGTGCGCACGCCAGCGTGGACAAGGCGACCCCCACACCGATCAGCACGCCACCTTGTGGGCCCAGCACCAGTCGCACCGCGTCGGTCGCCGGTGCGGCACTCTTCGCCAGCCCGGCCGTACCGAGCACCCCCAGCAACGCGACGTTCACCAGCAGATAGACGGTGAGAACGCCGGCGATGCCCAGCACCATCGCGCGCGGGATGGTGCGCTCCGGCTGGCGGATCTCTCCGGCCACGTTGGTCACGTGGTTCCACCCGCCGTAGCTGAACACAACGGGAATGAGCGCGATGCCAATCAGCCGCACGGGCGGCCACCAGCCGCCCGGCTCACCGGCAGGCGCGTCCGCCACCACCGCGGTGGCAGCACCCGCGCCGCCGAGTCCGTGCACGCCGGCAAGGCCGATCACGATCAGCGCCGCGAGCGCCGCCAGCTTCAGCACGGTCAGCACGTTCAACGTCGTCGCGCCTGTCCGGATCCCTACGTAATGCAACACAGACAGCACGAGGATCGCGCCGATCGCGAGCGACGGTACCGCGGCCGGCAGCGCCGACGCGGGCACACCCAGCAAATCGGCCAGATACTGTGCGAACACCATGGCTAGGCCGGCGATGCTACCGGTGTTCACGACCAGCAGTGCCGTCCACCCATAGAGGAACGCCGGCAGCGGGCCGATGACCTCGCGCAGGCAGACATACACGCTGCCCGCTTCCGGCCGCCGGCTGCCCAGCTCGGCGAAGCACAGGGCGCCCGAGAGAGCCACGACGCCACCCACGATCCAGACGAACACAACGAGGGAGGCGCTTCCTGCCCGCTCGGCAACCACGGCTGGCGTGAGAAAGATGCCGCCACCGATGATGCCGCTCACCACCATCATCGCCGTGTCGAACAGGGTCAGGCGGCGCAGGTAGGTGGCAGGTGGAGGCGGATGGTTCATGACGTCACGGGGCCGCGTCCCAGACGTTGTTGCCGCGATCGATGTCGATCAGCCGCTGGTCGGGATCGATGGCGACCCGGCTCACCTTTCTCGCCGGAAAGGCGTATTGCCGCACATACGCCGTGCTGTTCATGGCCCACACTTCGGCCGGGTAGACGAAGTCCTGGTGCGTGCCGTCATCGAGCGTGATCCGGACGCGAAGCGGCAGCACGCCCCGCTCGTAGTTCCGGAAGCGTACCGTGAGCACCGTCGTGTCGCCTCGCAAATCGGTCCCCACGGAGCCGATGCCCTGATCGAAGCGCGCGTTGGTCAGGAACCATCCTCGCCAGAACCAGTCGAGCCGCCTGCCCGCGATGTGCTCCACCGTGCGAAAGAAGTCGGCCGGCGTCGGATGTTTGTACGCCCACGCGCCCATGTAGGCGCGGAGCGTAGCGTCAAATGTGGTCGAGTCCAGGATCTCGCCGCGCAGGAGATGCAGGCCGACCGCGACCTTCGTATACTGCACGAGTCCGCCCTGCGCACCGGGCAGGCGGTGGGCCGGTGTCATGATCGGTAGGCTCGTGCCCGATGAGAGCAGCGCCTCGATCGCGCGCTGGGAGCGCGCGACGCGCTGACTCAGCGTGCCCTGCTCGGGGTAGCGCCGCGCCTCAGCAAACGCATTCGTGAAGGTGTTGAAGCCTTCGTCTTGCCAGCCGTACGCGCGCTCGTTGGACCCGACCAGCATCGGGAACCAGGTGTGCCCTACCTCGTGCGTCAGCACCCCGAACAGCCCCGTCCGGTTCGCGCTCCGGCTCTGCATCGCGACCATCGGGTACTCCATGCCGTTCACCAGCCCCTCGACCGCCGACATCTGCGGATAGGGATACGGCGCCCACCGGTCGCCATACTCTTCGAGCGACGCGCGGATCTGCTCCACGGCCTCGCCCTCGCCCCAGACGTCGCGGGCGCTCGGCCGGTAGTAGGCCTGGAGCAATATCCCTCGCCAGGCGAGCGCGTCCCAGTGGTAATCGGGCGAGGCGGCCCAGACGGCGTCGCGTACGTTGCGGGCATGGAAGCGCCAAGTCCGCATGACGTTCGCCCCGGATGACGACGCCAGCGTCGCAGCCGCGCGCAGCTCCGCCGGGCTCACGATCGCGACCGGCTTGGTCGCTGTGCGCACCTGCTCGAGTCGGCGGAGCTGCGTGGGCGTCAGGACCGCGGCGGGATTCATGAGCGTGCCCGTCGCGGCGACGACGTAGCCTTCGGGCACGGTCACCTCGAGGGTGAAGTCGCCGTACTCGAGATAGAACTCGCTCTGCCCCAGGTACGGCTCGGTGTTCCAGCCGCGCACGTCGTCGTACACCGCCACGCGCGGGTACCACTGCGCGATCTGGTAGAGCGAGCCGTCCCGGCCCATGCGGTCCGCGCCGCGCTCCGGCACCTCGAACTGCCACGCGGCTTCGAGCACCGTGCTCTCGCCGGGCGCGAGCGGACGGGCAAGGTCCACGCGCATGACCGTCTCGCGGTCGTAGAGCCGCAGTGCGACCTGGTTGCGGCCGAGGCGCTGCGTGAAGCGGCCGATGACGTAGCCGGCGGTCGGCCGCCGCAGGCCGAAGCGGGAGTCGGGCGCGCTCGTCAGGTCATTGAGCGAGCCTGCGCGAAACATGTTCTGCTCGGTATGGAACCAGAGAAAGCCGAGCGTATCGGGCGAGCGGTTGGTGTAGCGCAGCTCGAGGGTGCCGTGCACGGTGTGCGCCGACGTGTCGAGGCGTGCGCGCAACGTGTAGTCGGCGCGCTGCTGCCAATAGCTCGGGCCTGGACGTCCGTTCGGCCTGCGACTGGCGCTCGGCGCGGGCTCGAGCGCGAGCGGCACGAAGATCGACGTGTCGCCGGCGGCGGCTGCACGCGACGACGCCGGCTGCTGCGCAACGACGTGTGTTACGGTGAGTAGGCCGAGAGCAGTGGCGACGGCGGCTTGTGCCAGCCGACGGTGACTCCCGCTCACGGGCGGGCGGGCTGCGCGGGACAGAGCTCAAACCAGTCAAACTTCGCGTCGATCACCGGAGTATCGCCACGGCTGCCCGCCATCGAGATGATGCCGATCTTCGGGTTCGCGATCCCATCGAGGGCCTCGCTCAGGAGCATGTCGGTGAACTGCACGCCGTCCGAGCTGTACGCGGCGCGCAGGAAGCGGCCATCGCTCGTGAAGCGCACCCAAACGCTGTCCGGGTAGGCCGCGCCGAGATCCGTGGTCGACTTGCCACTCGGCTGGCCATTATCTTCACGCATGAACTGAAAACGGCGGGCGTCCGCGGTGCTGCCACGCGCCTGGAATACCATCTTGGCGTAGTTGTCGTCGTCCCCGTAGACGACGAGCCCCGCCTGTTGGTAGCCCTGCCGCGCCGCCAGCGTCAGCCTCGCGGTCGCTGTGAGCGGCGTTCCCGGGAGTGGCTGCAGCACGATGTTCTCGGTCAGCTTCGGGTCGCCGGGCCAGATCAGGTCAGTCTTCGACGTCGGCAGCACGAGGTTCCCGTTCGCGACGCGCAGGTCCGAGGTCTCCCGCACGACCGTAGTCCAGCGCGAGCGGTCTAGGGCGGTGCCGTTAAAGTCGTCGCGACGGCAGGTCTCCGCCGCAGCCGGGGCTGCCTTCGTTTGGGCCGCGGCTGACTGCCCCGCAACAGGACGCGCAGCGGTTGTGAGAACGATACCGGCGAGAACACACGCCGCTCCGTGTTTG encodes:
- a CDS encoding M1 family metallopeptidase, producing the protein MRARLDTSAHTVHGTLELRYTNRSPDTLGFLWFHTEQNMFRAGSLNDLTSAPDSRFGLRRPTAGYVIGRFTQRLGRNQVALRLYDRETVMRVDLARPLAPGESTVLEAAWQFEVPERGADRMGRDGSLYQIAQWYPRVAVYDDVRGWNTEPYLGQSEFYLEYGDFTLEVTVPEGYVVAATGTLMNPAAVLTPTQLRRLEQVRTATKPVAIVSPAELRAAATLASSSGANVMRTWRFHARNVRDAVWAASPDYHWDALAWRGILLQAYYRPSARDVWGEGEAVEQIRASLEEYGDRWAPYPYPQMSAVEGLVNGMEYPMVAMQSRSANRTGLFGVLTHEVGHTWFPMLVGSNERAYGWQDEGFNTFTNAFAEARRYPEQGTLSQRVARSQRAIEALLSSGTSLPIMTPAHRLPGAQGGLVQYTKVAVGLHLLRGEILDSTTFDATLRAYMGAWAYKHPTPADFFRTVEHIAGRRLDWFWRGWFLTNARFDQGIGSVGTDLRGDTTVLTVRFRNYERGVLPLRVRITLDDGTHQDFVYPAEVWAMNSTAYVRQYAFPARKVSRVAIDPDQRLIDIDRGNNVWDAAP
- a CDS encoding glycoside hydrolase family 3 protein, which gives rise to MTLEEKVAQLRSAREPTSANDALNHPAQMATLLQHGLGMLNPAFDTPQDETIAFRNRVQRYLATETRLGIPAIILDEAHHGVLAPGVDVFPHGLAIASSWNPDLIERVYSLIATQARSRGTHMVLAPVVDVARDPRWGRTGETLGEDPYLTGTLGSAMVRGFQGSCNGTIAPGHVAATLKHFTGHGESEGGLNQGPANHSVRVLREIHMEPFRLCIERARPAAVMAAYCDIDGVPCHANPWLLRDVLRGEWRFTGLIVSDWFGIDQLWTKHRVAPTEEAAALRAFQAGVTVDLPYGVNYAHLVALVRKHQISDTALDAAVASVLSLKFDLGLFEEAAIDVHNARRAFGGPEARALALEAASASMVLLKNEGNLLPIDKARYKTIAVIGPMAAVNYLGDYSG
- a CDS encoding amino acid permease, with translation MNHPPPPATYLRRLTLFDTAMMVVSGIIGGGIFLTPAVVAERAGSASLVVFVWIVGGVVALSGALCFAELGSRRPEAGSVYVCLREVIGPLPAFLYGWTALLVVNTGSIAGLAMVFAQYLADLLGVPASALPAAVPSLAIGAILVLSVLHYVGIRTGATTLNVLTVLKLAALAALIVIGLAGVHGLGGAGAATAVVADAPAGEPGGWWPPVRLIGIALIPVVFSYGGWNHVTNVAGEIRQPERTIPRAMVLGIAGVLTVYLLVNVALLGVLGTAGLAKSAAPATDAVRLVLGPQGGVLIGVGVALSTLACAHMMIVAAPRVLQRLAADGLFFAGVAALHPSYHTPHRALLLQAGWAALLVLSGTYGQLLDYVTFGDWIFLAMIVATVFAYHRRDARDAAGAFTGYRVTGYPVVPSFFIVAAAFIVVSVVLSGPRNALYGALIIAAGVPAFALWRRRTRALARAVGALPMGADESG
- a CDS encoding DUF1349 domain-containing protein; its protein translation is MEEYGTSGKHGAACVLAGIVLTTAARPVAGQSAAAQTKAAPAAAETCRRDDFNGTALDRSRWTTVVRETSDLRVANGNLVLPTSKTDLIWPGDPKLTENIVLQPLPGTPLTATARLTLAARQGYQQAGLVVYGDDDNYAKMVFQARGSTADARRFQFMREDNGQPSGKSTTDLGAAYPDSVWVRFTSDGRFLRAAYSSDGVQFTDMLLSEALDGIANPKIGIISMAGSRGDTPVIDAKFDWFELCPAQPARP